The following DNA comes from Polynucleobacter necessarius.
GAGCAGTATCAATACCCTGTTTTAAAACTTCAATCTTGCCAAAGTCGTTGTTACGTACCCGAAGAGAGTAGCGAGGTTGTCCTGCGTAAATGGCATCTGCGCCAAAGTCAAAGGCGGTTTGCAGCATCGAAAGGCTACCGGCAGGAGCGAGAAGTTCTGGAATTTTGGACATAGTGCTTATTTTAGTGTGCTGAAAGTCCTTGTGCTTCTCTGTTGAATCATGCGTGGAAGGCTATGAAAGAGGCTTGAATCGGGTTTTGTGTAATAAAAAAGCCCCTAGATTTCTCTAGTGGCTTGACTTTATTTGGCTCCTCGACCTGGGCTCGAACCAGGGACCTACGGATTAACAGTCCGGCGCTCTACCGACTGAGCTATCGAGGAATAATCCAGTATTATAGCAAGATGAAATCACTCCTTCCTACGTCTGTGCAGATCCCCAAAGTACTGACCATTGCTGGGTCGGACAGCGGCGGGGGCGGGCCTCCAGGCTGATCTCAAGGTGATTACCGCCTTGGGTGCATACGGCATGTCGGTGATTACCGCCATTACCGCCCACAATCCATTGGGTGTTATGCGGATTCAGGACATAGATTTGGATGTAGTGGAGGCTCAGATTGACGCTGTTTTATTGGATATTGGGGCTGATATTGTCAAAATCGGGATGCTGTCCAGCCCTGAGAGCGTTACAACGGTCTCTAAAGTCTTGCGTCTTCATGGTGTGAAGCGCATCGTGCTTGATCCCGTGTTGCGCGCCACATCGGGTGCTAGTTTGGGTGGCGACGACACTTCGCAAGCCATGATCGCTGAATTATTTCCAATTGCATTGCTCATCACTTCTAATTTGGATGAAGCTTCTTTATTGTTAGGTCGTGAGATCCGTGGTCCTAATGATTTCAAGTTAGCGGCAGAAGAGTTGCTTGAGATGAGGCCGCAAGCAGTGCTGATGAAAGGTGGCCACCTAGATAGTACGCATACTCAAATTACTGACTTCTTAATGTGGCGCACGATTGAAGACGGCCTAGAGGTGCTGCAGACAAAAGAATTCAAACACTACCGTGTGAATACGGTAAATACTCACGGCACAGGTTGCTCATTGGATTCTGCAATTGCCACCTATCTTGCGGGTGGCCATGATTTGAATCATGCGGTGGTTAAGGCGATTGCATATGTAGAGGCAGGCTTGGAGGCTGGGCGCTTTTTAAGTATTGGTGAAGGTCCCGGGCCACTATGGCACATGCACGACTTCTATCCAACAGCACTTCTTGATTAAAAAGAAAAGCGCTAATACAGATTCTTAAAGCAAGGCCGCTTTAAGCCTGCATTAATTGCTGCAGGTGTTTTACTGCAGCCTTTGGATCTTTGGCTTGGGTGATAGCTCGCACGACTGCTACTGAGCCGACACCACTTGTTGCTACCGCGTGAATGCTGTCTTGATCAATACCGCCAATGGCAACTAATGGATAGTGACTCATCAGTTTGGCGTATTGATATAGGCAACTAAGGCCTTGTGGTGCGGTAGGCATCTTCTTGGGATTGGTCGGAAACACTGCGCCCATTGCGATATAACTGGGACAAAAACGATCAGCATATGCCAGTTCAGCGTAACCATGAGTGCTTAAACCTAGTCGCAAGCCAGCGGTACGAATTTCATCTAAATCAGCGAGTTCTAAATCTTCCTGGCCTAAGTGAACGCCGTAAGCACCAGCATCTATTGCCTCTTGCCAGTAGTTATTAATAAAAAGCAGAGTCTTTCTGTCTTGCACTGCGGAAACGGATGCTTTGATTTGCTTGCTGAGCTTGGATCGCTCATCTGATTTAAAGCGTAATTGCACAGTGGGGATTTCCGCTTCAACCATGCGCTTTACCCAATCTGCATT
Coding sequences within:
- the thiD gene encoding bifunctional hydroxymethylpyrimidine kinase/phosphomethylpyrimidine kinase, with the translated sequence MLGRTAAGAGLQADLKVITALGAYGMSVITAITAHNPLGVMRIQDIDLDVVEAQIDAVLLDIGADIVKIGMLSSPESVTTVSKVLRLHGVKRIVLDPVLRATSGASLGGDDTSQAMIAELFPIALLITSNLDEASLLLGREIRGPNDFKLAAEELLEMRPQAVLMKGGHLDSTHTQITDFLMWRTIEDGLEVLQTKEFKHYRVNTVNTHGTGCSLDSAIATYLAGGHDLNHAVVKAIAYVEAGLEAGRFLSIGEGPGPLWHMHDFYPTALLD
- the thiE gene encoding thiamine phosphate synthase produces the protein MNPNAFKECPKRLGLYGVMPNADWVKRMVEAEIPTVQLRFKSDERSKLSKQIKASVSAVQDRKTLLFINNYWQEAIDAGAYGVHLGQEDLELADLDEIRTAGLRLGLSTHGYAELAYADRFCPSYIAMGAVFPTNPKKMPTAPQGLSCLYQYAKLMSHYPLVAIGGIDQDSIHAVATSGVGSVAVVRAITQAKDPKAAVKHLQQLMQA